CTGCATCCTCGAAATAGCCCTCAATTAATCCTTGGAATGTAGATGCAAACCTTGAGATTCCGACAGCAATCAACAGTCCGCCTTGCTTTAGAACACGAAATGCTTCCTGCAAAGCCATGACTCGATCCGAACGCTCAGTGAGGTGGTAAAGAGGGCCGAGCAGCAGTACGACATCGGCATAACCGTCCGGATACTCGAGCTTCCGTGCATCTCCGAGAGTAATTGAGCTAACCGGGAACTCGGATTGTCGCTGGGAAGCCTGACTTGCTTGTTGCAGGTGAAGAGGAATGGGATCAGTCAGGTGAACCTCAAATCCCTCTTGAGCGAGCCAACACGCATATGCTCCGGGTCCCCCACCGACATCTAATACAACTGCAGGCGGATTAGGCAAATAGCGGCTAATGATTTCCTTCGTGCGGGCGAACTCTAACTCACCCTCAGCGCCCAAAAGGCGTTCTGCCTCAAGACCCATCTCGTAGTACGAGGAGGTTTCTTCTGGGAGTGAAGGTTGTCGATTCTCTTTGCTTTTCATTTTCAACCAATCATCCAAAGCGGCATAACGGTGGAATTAAGCGGCGCCTGCAATCCTGTTGCGAATTACCACTGACCAGCCTGGCGCCCGCTTTAGTGATTTGTTAGGCATTTGTATCCTGTATTTCCATAAGCTCTTTAAGCTTTTGTAGGTCACCCCGCACGCCCTTGCGCATTCTCTTTCCCATAAAGAACATCATGAAGCGCATGAATAAAGGTCCTGATATTCTCATCTGAACATTGACGCGGCTGCCGTTGGTTTCTGGTTCCACTTGAAAGATAGCGATCGAACCTTTCAGAGCGCCAGCTGTATGGATAAATTCAAAACTGCGGCCATCTTCAAATCTGGTAATTCCCCAATTCATAGCACCCATATCCTTATGGGTATGCTCGCCTGTTGAGCCTAGCCCATACGGCGGCTGTGAGGTCCATTCGGCTTTGGTGATGCCATTCCGCCATTGAACATCATTGGTAACATCCATCCAATAGCTCCAAATCGATTCAGGGTTTCGTGAAATCGTTATTGTCTCGTTGATTAACATGATTCGTGCCCTTCAAATGTATATATTGAACAGTTGTATTGCATGGTACATTTCAATTAAGAGATGCCTAACGGGATAAGAGTTTCATGTGGCGCAGGGCACACAAAGCGACGACCGACATCGTTGGGTCTGCGTTAGTTGCGGCTGTAGAGCCATCGGGCCGGGAGCCGCCACATAAACTTTGGTTGAACTAAGCCGGGTTATGCGGCTGAGAACCGCTATTTGGACCTACGGCATACGAACCCGTTGGCAGGGATCCGGTGACCCCTGGTGGCCACATTGAAGTTATTGTAGCATCTGAGATGGCCAATGTCAACGCAAAGTTGGCGATCCGATTGAAGTCATGAACCATGAGAGCCCTCTTTGCCAGAGGGTGTCAAGGTTACCTGTTAGAGGAGGTGATCGGCAGATAGGATGAACCACAGGGGCCTCCATGGCCAGGTCTTCGGCCTTACGAGTAAAGTGTGTGTACCGGGCAGTGGTCTTGATAGAGCTATGGCCCAACCAAATCTGGATCAGGCGCAGGTTGACTCCGGCTTCCAGCATATGAGTGGCCCAGGAACCCTAAAGGAGGTTTCGCACTGACGCAACGTGTGGACGGTGGCGTGCTGACGCGCTGCCTTGACGTGCTGATGTGCGCGGGCATGATGGTTTTATGGGTCCGGCACTCCCTTCTCTTCCATGACAGGCACCATCCCCAGGGGATGGCACCTCACACTTGACAGGCAACGGACAGTAGCATATCCTTGAAAGTGTCAACCCCGACCATAGCCCGGCCCCCTTGTGGGCGTTCACAAGCGAAAAGCAAACCATGACCGACCGCGACGAAATCCTCAATCGACTGAAGGCGCAGGAACGGGACGCCACCCACCCACCCGCCTGGCGCTCCCGGCGACACTTCGACGACCTGGCAGAGCGCTTTTCCACCTCGCTGACCGCGTCCGGCGGCCAGGTCCACCGGGCCGGGAGCCTGGACGCCGCGCTCGCCCAACTGGATGCGCTGCTGCCAGAACTGGCGGCTCGACAGGTCGCGGTCAATCACGAACCACCGTTCGACCAACTGGACCTGCCCGGGCGCTGGCCCAACGTTGACCTATACCTTGCCGGTCAAAGCGGCGGCGACCTGACCCTGTTCTGCGCGTCGGCCGACGTGGGACTCAGCGGCGCGAGCGCTGCGCTGGCAGAGACTGGTACCATTGTCTTGCACAACGGGCCAGGCAGCAGCCGCCTGGTAACCCTGCTCCCCCCGATCCACATCGCGCTGGTAGCTACCTCCCAACTGACCACCGATATCTTCACGTGGACCGCCGCTCGCGATGGCCAGATTCCAGCCTCCCTCACCCTGGTCAGCGGGCCCAGCAAGACCGCCGACATCGAACAGGTGCTGGCCATCGGGGTCCATGGCCCCAAACGCCTGATCGTCTTCCTCTACGACGACGATTGACCTCCCTCACGCGGCCTTTTTGCCCAGACGTTTTTTGCCTACCTTAAAAATCCGCCCCAAATTGGGCGTTTTTTGACAAGTTATGGTATAATAACCCTGACAGTACGCCGCCAGTCCAGGTTTCAATCCTGTTGGCGGCCCTCGAGCCTTGCATCTCGAGACATT
This DNA window, taken from Chloroflexota bacterium, encodes the following:
- a CDS encoding class I SAM-dependent methyltransferase, with the translated sequence MKSKENRQPSLPEETSSYYEMGLEAERLLGAEGELEFARTKEIISRYLPNPPAVVLDVGGGPGAYACWLAQEGFEVHLTDPIPLHLQQASQASQRQSEFPVSSITLGDARKLEYPDGYADVVLLLGPLYHLTERSDRVMALQEAFRVLKQGGLLIAVGISRFASTFQGLIEGYFEDADFIQIAKRDLADGQHRNPTSKASYFTTSFFHHPNELEEEVQAAGFVVESVLAIEGAAVFLQDLDEQWSVPERRSRMLEAIRWLEDEPSIIGVTGHIVAIGNKSE
- a CDS encoding SRPBCC family protein; amino-acid sequence: MLINETITISRNPESIWSYWMDVTNDVQWRNGITKAEWTSQPPYGLGSTGEHTHKDMGAMNWGITRFEDGRSFEFIHTAGALKGSIAIFQVEPETNGSRVNVQMRISGPLFMRFMMFFMGKRMRKGVRGDLQKLKELMEIQDTNA
- a CDS encoding lactate utilization protein, which produces MTDRDEILNRLKAQERDATHPPAWRSRRHFDDLAERFSTSLTASGGQVHRAGSLDAALAQLDALLPELAARQVAVNHEPPFDQLDLPGRWPNVDLYLAGQSGGDLTLFCASADVGLSGASAALAETGTIVLHNGPGSSRLVTLLPPIHIALVATSQLTTDIFTWTAARDGQIPASLTLVSGPSKTADIEQVLAIGVHGPKRLIVFLYDDD